The Candida dubliniensis CD36 chromosome 5, complete sequence genome has a window encoding:
- a CDS encoding glycerophosphoinositol permease, putative (Similar to S. cerevisiae GIT1;~possibly fungal-specific;~In S. cerevisiae: mediates uptake of glycerophosphoinositol and glycerophosphocholine as sources of the nutrients inositol and phosphate) → MSTRDLPHSFSELSFGWVRRIRAEFTIGKSKEQLLAEDYHSTDDDDSEVVTSVKANSLWPAFASGAGLFSDGYVNNSISTVLFCLKKIYPDEITKSNAINNIASIAFVGTVVGQLGFGYISDRIARKGGMMTANIMLIFFTLMCAVGSWGVTVQGFFACLTVWRFFLGVAIGAEYPTSSVIASEFANQLPPGKRNRYFSWFTNAMIDSGFVVSAFVPFVLIWIFTEKHLRALWRVAIGLGVIPPLSLFFMRLKMKNSSSFQKLHMKNVRYRDYPWWLIVKFYWFRLTIVSLIWFIYDFSAYSFGNFNTIIIGEIIPEAPIWKQWGWSIVFNLFYIPGAFLGAISADYIGPRLTLALGVGIQGIIGIAMSACLNSLKKHIAGFVVVFGIFTTFGEFGPGDNIGLLASKTSATAIRGQYYGIAAAIGKIGAFVGTWVFPAIQSKYANNSNPDLQLQVPFYISSALCLFSACLAIFFCPQVGQDAIYKEDHDFVQYLSNNGFDINMLGEGGDVREICHESDSLEKGKRDDFQVDNNSL, encoded by the coding sequence ATGTCTACTAGAGATTTACCCCATAGTTTTTCCGAGTTAAGTTTTGGTTGGGTGAGAAGAATACGTGCTGAATTTACCATTGGGAAGAGTAAAGAACAATTACTTGCTGAAGATTATCATTCtactgatgatgatgattcagAAGTAGTTACATCAGTTAAAGCAAATAGTTTATGGCCAGCATTTGCTTCAGGAGCTGGATTATTTTCTGATGGTTATGTGAATAATTCTATTAGTACAGtacttttttgtttgaaaaaaatctatCCTGATGAAataaccaaatcaaatgccattaataatattgcaTCAATAGCTTTTGTTGGTACCGTTGTTGGACAATTAGGGTTTGGATATATTTCTGATAGAATTGCTAGAAAAGGAGGTATGATGACAGCAAATATtatgttgatttttttcacaTTAATGTGCGCTGTAGGATCTTGGGGTGTTACTGTCCAAGGATTCTTTGCTTGTCTTACAGTTTGGAGATTTTTCTTGGGTGTAGCCATTGGTGCAGAATATCCAACTTCTTCAGTTATTGCATCTGAATTTGCTAATCAATTACCACCAggtaaaagaaatagataTTTTAGTTGGTTCACCAATGCCATGATTGATTCGGggtttgttgtttcagCTTTTGTTccatttgttttgatttggattttcACAGAAAAACATTTACGAGCATTATGGAGAGTGGCCATTGGATTAGGGGTTATTCCTcctttatcattatttttcatgcgtttaaaaatgaaaaattcatcttcattcCAAAAATTACATATGAAAAACGTTAGATATAGAGATTATCCTTGGTGGttaattgttaaattttattggtttaGATTGACTATTGTTTCattgatttggtttatttatGATTTTTCTGCTTATTCATTTGGAAATTTCAATACTATTATCATTGGAGAAATCATTCCTGAGGCACCAATTTGGAAACAATGGGGTTGgtcaattgttttcaatttattttatatcCCTGGTGCTTTCTTAGGAGCAATCTCAGCCGATTACATTGGTCCAAGATTAACTTTAGCTCTTGGTGTTGGTATACAAGGTATCATTGGTATTGCTATGTCTGCTTGTTTGAATAGTTTGAAGAAACATATTGCTGGGTTTGTCGTTGTATTTGGTATCTTTACTACATTTGGAGAATTTGGCCCTGGTGATAATATTGGATTATTGGCATCGAAAACATCGGCTACAGCTATTAGAGGTCAATATTATGGTATTGCTGCAGCAATTGGTAAAATTGGGGCATTCGTTGGTACTTGGGTATTCCCAGCTATTCAGAGTAAATATGCAAATAATTCCAACCCAGATTTGCAATTACAAGTTCCATTCTATATTAGTTCTGCATTATGTCTTTTCAGTGCATGTTTGGCAATCTTTTTCTGTCCTCAAGTTGGTCAAGACGCTATTTATAAAGAAGATCATGattttgttcaatatttgaGTAACAATGGATTTGATATCAATATGTTGGGTGAAGGTGGTGATGTTCGTGAAATCTGTCATGAATCAGATTCACTTGAAAAAGGTAAGAGAGATGATTTCCAAGTTGACAATAATTctctttaa
- a CDS encoding glycerophosphoinositol permease, putative (Similar to S. cerevisiae GIT1;~possibly fungal-specific;~In S. cerevisiae: mediates uptake of glycerophosphoinositol and glycerophosphocholine as sources of the nutrients inositol and phosphate) has translation MATRDLPHSVGDFCFGWVDQIRNEITLGKSQDQLIKEDLIEDDETVETKVEVKNLWPAFASGAGLFSDGYVNAGISTVLSCLKKIYGDEFTKSNAMNNIGSIGFVGTVVGQLSFGYISDNFDRKTGMLTANVMLIFFTLMCAVASWGTTVQGFFACLTVWRFFLGIAIGAEYPTSSVIASEFANQLPSGHRNRYFSWFTNAMIDFGFVVAAFVPLVLLWIFTPHHLRAVWRLSIVLGVIPPLILFFIRLKMDNSKSFKKMNMKRVNYSNYPWWLIIKFYWFRLTVVSLIWFIYDFSVYSFGTFNTIIIGEVIPNGTLYENWGWSVVFNLFYMPGAFLGAFVGDYLGPRLTLAIGVGAQGIIGIAMSACLKSLKKHIAGFVVVFGIFSTFGEFGPGNNTGLLASKTCASSIRGQYYGIAAAIGKIGAFVGTWVFPAIQKHYAYNDDLSLQVPFYVSSALCLFSAFLTIFFVPPVGQDAINKEDRLFKEYLEENGFDIRLLGDSGVVTQYQEDEDIGVISDEKDDTVKVQQKNV, from the coding sequence ATGGCTACTAGAGATTTACCTCATTCAGTTGGagatttttgttttggttgggTTGATCAAATTCGTAATGAAATCACTTTAGGTAAAAGTCaagatcaattaataaaggaagatttaattgaagatgatgaaacaGTTGAAACTAAAGTTGAAGTTAAAAATTTATGGCCAGCATTTGCTTCAGGAGCAGGATTATTTTCTGATGGTTATGTTAATGCTGGTATTAGTACGGTATTATCatgtttgaaaaaaatatatggTGATGAATTCACTAAATCTAATGCCATGAATAATATTGGATCAATTGGATTTGTTGGTACTGTTGTTGGTCAATTAAGTTTTGGTTATATTTCGGATAATTTCGATAGGAAAACTGGTATGTTAACTGCTAATGTAAtgttaatattttttacaTTAATGTGTGCTGTAGCATCTTGGGGGACTACAGTTCAAGGGTTTTTCGCTTGTCTTACAGTTTGGAGATTCTTTTTAGGTATTGCTATAGGGGCAGAATATCCAACTTCTTCAGTTATTGCTTCAGAATTTGCTAATCAATTACCTTCAGGGCATAGAAATAGATATTTCAGTTGGTTCACCAATGCTatgattgattttggatttgTAGTTGCCGCATTTGTTCCATTGGTTTTATTATGGATTTTCACTCCTCATCATTTAAGAGCCGTATGGAGATTAAGTATTGTATTAGGGGTGATCCCaccattaattttatttttcattcgTTTAAAAATGGATAATTCTAAATCATTCAAGaaaatgaatatgaaaaGAGTCAATTATAGTAATTATCCTTGGTGGTTGATAATTAAATTCTATTGGTTCCGTTTGACAGTTGtttctttgatttggtttatttatGATTTTTCCGTGTATTCATTCGGAACTTTCAACACTATCATTATTGGCGAAGTTATACCAAATGGAACTCTTTATGAAAATTGGGGGTGGTCagttgttttcaatttgttttatatgCCAGGAGCATTTCTTGGTGCCTTTGTAGGTGATTATCTTGGACCAAGATTAACTTTGGCAATTGGAGTTGGTGCTCAAGGAATTATTGGTATTGCCATGTCGGCATGTTTGAAAAGCTTGAAAAAACATATAGCTGGATTCGTGGTTGTTTTCGGTATTTTTTCAACGTTTGGTGAATTTGGACCAGGTAATAATACAGGATTACTAGCATCAAAAACTTGTGCTTCATCAATTAGAGGTCAATATTACGGTATTGCTGCGGCAATTGGTAAAATTGGTGCCTTTGTTGGGACTTGGGTATTCCCAGCAATTCAAAAACATTATGCatataatgatgatttatctTTACAAGTACCATTTTATGTCAGTTCTGCCTTGTGTCTTTTCAGTGCATTTTTAactattttctttgttcCACCAGTTGGTCAAGATGCTATTAATAAGGAAGATAGATTGTTCAAAGAATATTTAGAAGAAAACGGGTTTGATATAAGATTATTAGGTGATAGTGGTGTTGTTACTCAATAtcaagaagatgaagatattgGTGTAATTTCTGATGAGAAAGATGATACTGTTAAAGTACAACAGAAAAATGTATAA
- a CDS encoding mitochondrial inner membrane protease subunit, putative (Similar to S. cerevisiae IMP2;~In S. cerevisiae: required for maturation of mitochondrial proteins of the intermembrane space), producing MGIPRGVKTSLLTLTWFPVLYSFTNHGYQPYQITGSSMTPTFNPGTSTMTKDIVLVQKYNVKKPGSLSRGDIIMFRSPENPEKLLTKRVVGIQGDIVRPKSPPYPKSEVKIPRNHLWVEGDNSFHSIDSNKFGPVSQGLVIGKVVTIIWPPSRLGSDLQRNL from the coding sequence ATGGGAATACCTAGAGGAGTGAAAACCTCTTTGCTAACATTGACATGGTTTCCAGTACTATATTCTTTTACGAATCATGGATATCAACCGTATCAAATAACCGGATCATCAATGACACCAACTTTCAATCCAGGTACTTCTACAATGACAAAAGATATTGTTTTAGTACAGAAATATAATGTTAAAAAACCGGGATCACTATCAAGAGGAGATATTATTATGTTTAGATCACCAGAAAATcctgaaaaattattgactAAACGAGTGGTGGGTATACAGGGTGATATTGTACGACCTAAATCACCACCGTATCCTAAATCTGAAGTGAAAATCCCAAGAAACCATTTATGGGTTGAAGGAGATAATAGTTTCCATTCTATAGATTCTAATAAGTTTGGACCTGTTAGTCAAGGATTAGTGATTGGTAAAGTTGTGACAATAATATGGCCTCCAAGTAGGCTTGGAAGTGATTTACAAAGAAATTTATAG
- a CDS encoding mitochondrial intermembrane space cysteine motif protein, putative (Similar to S. cerevisiae MIC14), which produces MDQAKPGFLDQFLLEDISRHCPHQFLSFHQCMTLPEPDPNQCFQQQVDLTKCIKTSVPSFAKIQNECFGKMQAYEACLKLNKSNTKSCSHELQSLRNCAFGTIDK; this is translated from the coding sequence ATGGATCAAGCTAAACCTGGATTTCTAGATCAGTTTTTATTGGAAGACATTTCTCGTCATTGTCCTCATCAGTTTTTATCTTTCCATCAATGCATGACATTACCTGAACCAGATCCAAATCAATGtttccaacaacaagttGATTTGACTAAATGTATCAAAACATCAGTTCCTTCATTTGctaaaattcaaaatgaaTGTTTTGGGAAAATGCAGGCTTATGAAGCATGTCTAAAATTGAACAAGAGTAACACAAAGAGTTGCAGTCATGAATTACAAAGTTTGAGAAATTGTGCTTTTGGAACCATAGATAAATAA
- a CDS encoding WD-40 repeat domain-containing protein, putative (Similar to S. cerevisiae TEX1;~In S. cerevisiae: component of the transcription export (TREX) complex) codes for MPSANDRNIKFFNSLIPIVLIDKPISSYAPSEIITVAINQTGTRVVYSRTDRSIRIWKCLPESVIDPKTIFDAHSKAVECLSFNPMTEFTFATVAKDEYIKIWNANTGDKLHEIKCEFDSLKLVRYSNDGQLLVVVDRASNFLFFNVGANYKLIHQFKLDEHIYDLKWFNHDHQFFLVSSHDGSILLYEIIDGDEDNELSSKLRASVSGHNSSITTIAISPKGNYFTVGSSEGVISFWKTLENLINSKVITDVDQSIAQLDISRDGTYLAVAYDTDSNSRIYEAEGGEMVHEIPNSSSGNQTFSSITWFPTKTGFAYTSDHGTVLTVMNKPIEKKHRR; via the coding sequence ATGCCTAGTGCAAATGAtagaaatataaaattctttaataGTTTAATTCCAATAGTATTAATAGATAAACCGATCTCGAGTTATGCTCCATCAGAAATTATAACAGTTGCAATTAATCAAACTGGTACTAGAGTAGTCTATTCACGTACAGATCGATCAATAAGGATTTGGAAATGTCTTCCTGAATCAGTAATTGACCCTAAGACTATTTTCGATGCCCATCTGAAAGCAGTAGAAtgtttatcatttaatcCCATGACAGAATTCACATTTGCAACAGTAGCTAAAGATGAATATATAAAGATTTGGAATGCTAATACAGGAGATAAATTACATGAAATAAAATgtgaatttgattcattaaaattggtTCGTTATTCAAATGATGGTCAATTGTTGGTGGTTGTTGATAGGGCgtccaattttttatttttcaatgttgGAGccaattataaattaattcatcaattcaaattagATGAACATATATACGATTTGAAATGGTTTAATCATGATCATCAGTTTTTCCTTGTTTCTTCACATGATGGAAGCATACTTTTATATGAAATTATCGATGGTGATGAAGACAATGAATTATCTTCAAAATTACGAGCACTGGTGTCTGGGCATAACTCTTCGATTACCACCATTGCCATATCACCAAAAGGTAATTATTTTACTGTTGGAAGTAGTGAAGGAGTAATAAGTTTTTGGAAAACTTTAgagaatttgattaatctGAAAGTTATTACTGATGTCGATCAAAGTATTGCCCAATTGGATATCAGTAGAGATGGTACTTATTTGGCAGTTGCGTATGATACTGATAGTAATCTGAGAATATATGAAGCCGAAGGTGGTGAAATGGTTCATGAAATCCCTAATAGTTCTAGTGGGAACCAAACTTTCAGCTCGATAACATGGTTCCCAACGAAAACAGGATTTGCGTATACCAGTGATCATGGTACAGTATTAACAGTTATGAATAAGCCTATAGAGAAGAAACATAGGCGATAA
- a CDS encoding COPII-coated vesicle complex subunit, putative (Similar to S. cerevisiae ERV46;~In S. cerevisiae: localizes to COPII-coated vesicles; involved in the membrane fusion stage of transport), whose translation MSSRPKLLSFDAFAKTVEDARIKTTSGGIITLICILITLVLIRNEYVDYTTIITRPELVVDRDINKQLDINLDISFINLPCDLISIDLLDVTGDLSLNIIDSGLKKIRLLKNKQGDVIVNEIEDDEPAFNNDIELTDLAKGLPEGSDENAYCGSCYGALPQDKKQFCCNDCNTVRRAYAEKHWSFYDGENIEQCEKEGYVARLRERINNNEGCRIKGTTKINRVSGTMDFAPGASFTREGRHFHDLSLYTKYEDKFNFDHIINHLSFGEMPVDGQADQLFDSIHPLDDHQFMLHKKAHLVSYYLKVVATRFESLDYKNRIDTNQFSVITHDRPLRGGKDEDHQHTLHARGGIPGVNFNFDISPLKIINRQQYAKTWSGFVLGVISSIAGVLMVGTLLDRSVFAAQQAIKGKKDI comes from the coding sequence ATGTCGTCAAGACCAAAGTTATTGTCTTTTGATGCATTTGCAAAGACAGTAGAAGATGCTAGAATCAAAACAACTTCAGGTGGGATTATTACTTTAATATGTATTTTAATAACGTTAGTGTTAATTCGAAACGAATACGTTGATTATACCACAATTATAACTCGTCCTGAATTAGTAGTGGATCGTGatatcaacaaacaattgGATATCAACTTAGATATAAGTTTTATTAATCTTCCTTGTGACTTGATTTCCATTGATTTACTCGATGTCACTGGAGATTTAAGtttgaatattattgattccggattgaaaaaaattagattgttgaaaaataaacaaggtgatgttattgttaacgaaattgaagatgacGAACCCgcttttaataatgatattgaattaaCTGATTTAGCTAAGGGGTTGCCTGAAGGATCAGATGAAAATGCATATTGTGGGTCTTGTTATGGAGCATTACCTCAAgataaaaaacaattttgttGTAATGATTGTAACACTGTCCGTAGAGCATATGCAGAAAAGCATTGGTCGTTTTATGATGGTGAAAACATTGAACAATGTGAAAAAGAGGGCTATGTTGCCAGATTAAGAGAAAGaattaacaacaacgaaGGTTGTCGTATCAAGGGAACAACCAAGATCAATCGTGTATCTGGTACTATGGATTTTGCTCCTGGTGCCTCATTCACTCGTGAAGGAAGACATTTCCATGATTTGTCCTTGTATACAAAATACGAagataaattcaattttgatcACATAATCAATCACTTGTCATTTGGTGAAATGCCCGTAGATGGACAAGCTGATCAACTATTCGATTCCATCCATCCATTAGATGATCATCAATTTATGTTGCACAAAAAGGCCCATCTTGTTTCATACTATTTGAAAGTTGTTGCCACAAGATTTGAGAGTTTAGATTATAAGAATAGAATAGATACTAACCAGTTTTCTGTTATAACTCATGATAGACCATTAAGAGGAGGGAAAGATGAAGATCACCAACATACTTTACATGCTAGAGGAGGTATTCCTGGggtcaatttcaattttgatatttcgCCATTGAAAATCATTAATCGTCAACAATATGCTAAAACCTGGTCAGGATTTGTATTAGGTGTCATTAGTTCGATTGCTGGTGTTTTGATGGTGGGTACATTGTTGGATCGATCTGTTTTCGCTGCCCAACAAGCAATTAAAGGGAAAAAAGATATATAG
- a CDS encoding mitochondrial 54S ribosomal protein YmL17/YmL30 (Similar to S. cerevisiae MRPL17), producing MRGLTVHRVIRSYSSIPASTSSSISSTLVLSRLPIITPDVPKFDQQFYNYQTELWRRLMWTFPKWFYFRPGTLSEQKFKELNENPVSYDPKVIYPRGAPDLKHNRDRRFRQYIRLPKTYKEESELAEGEENTQSDQDIARKIVPNSRITEADKKNDSTSLERKLSRTLYLVVKQGESGEWKFPNFKQPENGELVPLHELAETGLYSIGGKKINYFNVSRVPCHVTQDTNNTSKQYFIKSHILSGAFEAQEKDVEFKWLTKEELGECLSTEYYRDIEHLLNDV from the coding sequence ATGAGAGGGTTGACTGTTCACAGGGTTATAAGAAGCTATTCCTCAATTCCTGCATCGACATCTTCTAGTATTTCTCTGACATTAGTTTTATCAAGATTACCAATTATAACTCCAGATGTACCAAAATTTGATCAACAATTCTACAATTACCAAACAGAATTATGGAGAAGATTAATGTGGACATTTCCAAAATGGTTTTATTTTAGACCTGGGACTTTATCTgaacaaaaattcaaagaaCTTAATGAAAATCCAGTGAGTTATGACCCTAAAGTGATTTATCCAAGGGGGGCACCAGATTTAAAGCATAATCGAGATCGTAGATTCAGACAATACATAAGATTACCAAAAACttataaagaagaaagtgaATTGGCTGAAGGAGAAGAAAATACACAACTGGACCAAGATATTGCCAGAAAAATTGTACCCAACTCAAGAATTACTGAAGCTGATAAAAAGAATGATTCAACCAGTTtggaaagaaaattgaGTAGAACATTGTATTTAGTGGTTAAACAAGGTGAATCTGGTGAATGgaaatttccaaatttcaaacaacCTGAAAATGGTGAGTTAGTACCTTTGCATGAATTAGCTGAAACTGGATTATATTCTATTGGTGgtaaaaaaatcaattatttcaacGTTTCTCGTGTGCCATGTCATGTAACCCAAGACACCAATAATACCTCCAAACAATACTTTATAAAATCTCATATATTATCTGGGGCATTCGAAGctcaagaaaaagatgTTGAATTTAAGTGGTtaacaaaagaagaattgggAGAATGTTTATCAACAGAATATTATAGAGACATAGAGCATTTGCTAAATGATGTTTGA
- a CDS encoding cytochrome c peroxidase, mitochondrial precursor, putative (Similar to S. cerevisiae CCP1;~In S. cerevisiae: degrades reactive oxygen species in mitochondria, involved in the response to oxidative stress), with protein MIRSYIKNIILAILSPLLITTPPLVLPPPYEKIIQEIITVFSVDNYDDGSLAPIILRLAWHCCATYDVTTNTGGSNGATMRFVPEITDEGNYGLDVARAALEPIKQRYPTISYADLWTLAGKVAIEHMGGPTIIWKSGRVDYTNDQDVPPNGLLPFADKNANHVRKTFTRLGFNDRETVALIGAHGVGRCHKRFSGWEGKWTSIPKTFSNQFYVVLLNEIWSQGEVPETGKTQYFNADKSLIMLNTDMELIRDKSYLRWVEIYAKDEPRFLHDFSAAFAKLLELGIKREPF; from the coding sequence ATGATTCGAAGTtatatcaaaaatatcatACTTGCCATTCTATCACCTTTACTAATCACCACACCCCCACTTGTCCTTCCTCCTCCATATGAGAAAATAATTCAGGAAATCATCACAGTGTTCTCCGTTGATAATTACGACGACGGTTCGTTGGCGCCTATTATCCTTCGTCTTGCTTGGCATTGTTGTGCTACATATGATGTGACTACCAACACTGGCGGGTCTAACGGTGCTACAATGAGATTTGTTCCTGAAATAACTGACGAAGGGAACTATGGGTTAGACGTTGCTCGTGCTGCATTAGAACCAATAAAACAACGATACCCAACAATTTCGTATGCTGACTTGTGGACATTGGCAGGAAAAGTTGCAATAGAACATATGGGCGGTCCTACAATTATCTGGAAAAGTGGCAGAGTTGATTATACAAACGATCAAGATGTCCCACCTAATGGGTTGTTGCCGTTTGCTGACAAAAATGCAAACCACGTACGAAAAACATTTACAAGATTAGGATTTAATGATCGGGAAACGGTAGCTCTAATAGGTGCTCATGGTGTAGGTAGATGTCACAAACGGTTCAGTGGTTGGGAAGGTAAATGGACCAGCATCCCCAAAACCTTCTCAAACCAATTTTATGTGGTGTTACTTAATGAAATATGGAGTCAGGGTGAAGTCCCGGAAACTGGCAAAACACAATACTTTAATGCTGATAAATCACTAATAATGCTAAACACCGACATGGAGTTGATTAGAGATAAGTCGTACTTGCGTTGGGTTGAAATTTATGCAAAAGATGAACCAAGGTTTTTGCACGACTTTTCCGCCGCTTTCgcaaaattattagagtTAGGGATAAAACGGGAACCGTTctaa